The genomic segment TTGCGAGACCAGTGCATCCAGGTTTTCCATGTACAACCTCCAGAGGTTCTTGCAGAACCGCACCAGGCGAGCAACGCGTGGGCTTTGGCCAGATGCATTTTTGCAAATGCCCCTTCAGATACGAAATAGGGGAAGAGCGCAAGGCTCTTCCCCTATCGGTGACGCTACGAATCCGAGGATTCGATTGTCGATGGGCTTAGGCCAGAGAAGCTTTGGCTTTTTCGACAATCGCAGCAAAAGCTGCTTTTTCGTTCACTGCCAACTCGGCCAGAACCTTACGGTCGATCTCGATGGCTGCTTTTTTTAGACCAGCGATGAAACGGCTGTAGGACAGACCGTTTACACGAGCGCCAGCGTTGATACGAGCGATCCAAAGAGCGCGGAACTGACGCTTCCGCTGACGGCGGTCACGGTAGGCATACTGGCCAGCCTTGATCACTGCCTGCTTGGCAACACGGAACACGCGCGAGCGAGCGCCGTAGTAGCCTTTAGCGAGTTTCAGAATTTTCTTGTGACGGCGACGAGCGACGACGCCACGCTTAACACGAGCCATGAGTTATTCCTCTGAGTCTTGACCGAATTAACGAACGCGCAGCATGCGCTCTACTTTTGCGTTATCAGACGGGTGCATCAGAGATGTACCACGCAGCTGACGCTTACGCTTGGTAGACATTTTGGTCAGGATGTGGCTCTTGAAAGCGTGCTTGTGCTTGTAGCCATTCGCCGTCTTTTTGAAGCGCTTCGCAGCGCCGCTTTTAGTCTTCATCTTTGGCATGTTCGGTACTCCACAGTGTGGGTGATTTCAAATAACCGCAAGGCCTGCCAGTGCCCTGGTGGTTACTTTTTCTTCTTGGGAGCGATGACCATGATCAGCTGGCGTCCTTCCATCTTTGGATGCTGTTCGACCGAACCGTATTCAGCCAGGTCACCTTCGACCCGCTTCAACAGTTCCATCCCCAACTCCTGATGCGCCATCTCACGGCCGCGGAATCTCAACGAAACCTTGGCCCTGTCCCCGTCACTCAGGAAACGTACCAGGTTGCGTAGCTTGACCTGGTAGTCGCCCTCTTCCGTCCCTGGACGAAACTTTACTTCTTTAACCTGGATCTGCTTCTGGTTCTTCTTCGCTGCAGCGACCTGCTTCTTCTTTTCAAAGAGGTGCTTGCCGTAATCCATGATCCGGCATACAGGAGGAACCGCGTCGGCGGAAATTTCCACCAGATCCAACTTGGCTTCTTCAGCTATACGAAGCGCTTCATCAATCGAGACGATGCCAACCTGCTCGCCATCAGCACCAATCAAACGGACCTCACGAGCCGAGATATTCTCGTTGATCGGGGCCTTGGGTGCAGCTCGTTTATCCTGTCTCATTTCACGCTTAATAGTCATTACTCCAATTCTTGGCGACCACGCCGGGAAACCGCTTGTGTCAGCAGCTGCGCAAAGTCATCTAGGGGCATGGAGCCCAGATCGACGCCTTCACGGGTGCGCACAGCAACGGCTCGTGTCTCTACTTCCCTGTCTCCGATAACCAAGAGATAGGGAACCTTGAGCAAGGTATGCTCGCGGATTTTAAAGCCGATCTTTTCGTTTCTCAAGTCGGACTTGGCACGGAAGCCGCTTTGGTTGAGTGTTTTCTCCACTTCCAGTGCGAAATTTGCCTGTTTGTCGGTGATATTCATCACCACGGCCTGAGTCGGTGCCAGCCAGGCTGGGAATGCGCCTTCGTAGTGCTCGATCAGAATCCCGATGAAACGCTCAAACGACCCGAGAATGGCTCGGTGCAACATGACTGGATGCTGACGGTCATTGTTCTCACTGACGTATTCGGCGCCAAGTCGGATCGGCAAGTTGAAGTCCAGCTGCAGGGTACCGCACTGCCAGACACGCCCCAGGCAATCCTTCAGGGAAAACTCGATCTTCGGGCCATAGAAGGCACCCTCACCCGGTTGCAGGTCGTATGGCAGTCCGGCACTGTCGAGCGCCGCCGCTAGCGCCGCTTCGGCGCGATCCCAGAGCTCATCGGAGCCAACACGTTTTTCGGGTCGTGTAGAGAGCTTCAGCTCGATGTCCTGGAAACCGAAATCCGCATAAACCGCCTGGGTCAGCTTGATAAACGCTGCCGACTCGGACTGCATCTGCTCTTCGGTACAGAAAATATGCGCGTCGTCCTGAGTAAAACCACGCACCCGCATGATGCCGTGCAGCGCACCCGACGGCTCGTTACGGTGACAGGCACCGAATTCAGCCAGGCGCAGCGGCAGCTCGCGATAGCTCTTCAAGCCTTGGTTGTACACTTGCACATGGCAGGGGCAGTTCATCGGCTTGATCGCGTAATCGCGGCTTTCCGACTCGGTGGTGAACATGTTTTCCGCATAGTTTGCCCAGTGACCGGACTTCTCCCACAGGCTGCGATCAACAACCTGAGGTGTGCGAATTTCCTGGTAGCCGTTCTCACGCTGCACCACGCGCATGTATTGCTCGAGCACTTGGTACAGGGTCCAGCCATTTGGATGCCAGAACACCATGCCAGGCGCTTCTTCCTGGGTATGGAACAGGTCCAGGCGCTTGCCGATCTTGCGATGGTCGCGCTTCTCGGCCTCTTCAATGCGCTGGATGTAGGCCGCAAGCTGCTTCTTATCCGCCCATGCGGTGCCATAGACACGTTGCAGCTGTTCGTTCTTCGCATCGCCACGCCAGTAGGCGCCGGACAGCTTGGTAAGCTTGAAAGACTTGAGGAAGCGGGTATTCGGCACATGCGGGCCACGGCACATGTCGACGTACTCTTCGTGGTAATACAGCCCCATCGCCTCCTCGTCAGGCATGTCCTCGACCAGACGCAGCTTGTAATCTTCACCGCGGGACTGGAACACCTCGATGACTTCAGAACGCGGCGTAACCTTCTTGACGACGTCGTATTCGGTGTCGATCAGCTCTTTCATGCGCTGCTCGATTGCAGCCATATCGTCCGGCGTAAACGGCCGCTCGAAGGCGATATCATAATAAAAGCCTTCGGCGATCACCGGGCCGATAACCATTTTCGCGGATGGATAAAGCTGCTTGACCGCATGCCCGACCAGGTGCGCACAGGAGTGGCGAATAATCTCCAGTCCCTCTTCATCCTTCGGTGTGATGATCTGCAGGCTCGCGTCGCTCTCGATCAGATCGCACGCATCGACCAGACGACCATCTACCTTGCCGGCAAGAGTGGCCTTGGCTAAGCCAGCGCCAATGGACTGAGCCACTTCAGCAACGGATACCGGGTGATCGAACGAACGCTGACTACCGTCAGGAAGAGTAATGGTGGGCATGGCGCCTCCTCTCCTAGTGGTGACCCCTACCAAAGGCCACGTGGGTTGGGATGAGCCAGGAAAGCGACCCGCCGAAATTACCTGCCGCACGTTGGCAGGAGCCCTGAGGCTGATCGACACGGACCGAACTCACTGGAAAATATGGATCACGGATGCTTTCAGAAAGCCGCCGCGCTGACAAGCAAGGCATAAAAAAAGGGTCGCTAGCGCGACCCTTTTCGGAATTGGTAGGCACAATTGGATTCGAACCAACGACCCCCACCATGTCAAGGTGGTGCTCTAACCAACTGAGCTATGTGCCTCCGATGGACGCGCATTTTAGAGATACGCCTGAGAGAGTCAAGCGATTTTTTCGCTAAGCCACTGATATACGTAATTTTTGGTTTCCGAAAGGTCTCTGGCGCCGCTATGGCATCGGAAGGCTTGTAGAGATAGCATCGGCGTCAAATATTCAAAACAGGGCAAACAGAATGTCGCACACCCCCTACCCGTCGTCCTACTACGCAGCCTCGGCGAATCCGGCGCCAGATCGCGCCGCGTTAGGCTGCGATATCGAGACTGACGTCTGCGTGATCGGTGCTGGCTACACTGGGCTGTCGACTGCGCTGTTCCTGCTTGAACAAGGCTTCCGCGTCATCGCTCTAGAGGCCGCAAAGGTCGGCTTCGGCGCCTCCGGACGCAATGGCGGGCAGATCGTCAACAGCTACAGCCGCGATATCGATACTGTCGAGCGCAGCGCCGGGAGTGACGAAGCGCGGCTGATCGGCGCGATGGCCTTCGAGGGTGGACGGATCATTCGCGAGCGCGTCGCGCGCTACGGCATCGACTGCGATCTTAAAAACGGGGGCGTGTTCGCCGCTTTCAACGCCAAGCAGATGCGCCATCTCGAAGCGCAGAAGAATCTTTGGGAGCGTTACGGCTACGATCAACTGGAAATGCTCGATAACTCCGGCATTCGAAACGTCGTGGCTTGCGAGCGATACATTGGCGGCATGCTGGATCACGGCGGCGGACATATCCACCCGCTCAACCTTGCGCTGGGCGAAGCATTAGCGGTCGAATCGCTCGGTGGCGTCATCTACGAACAGAGCCCAGCGATTCGTATAGACCGAGGCAACACACCGCGAGTACACACCCAACATGGACAGGTGACCGCTAAATTCGTGGTCGTCGCCGGAAATGCCTATCTAGGTGGACTGGTTCCAGAGCTGGCAGCCAAATCCATGCCCTGCGGCACTCAGGTCATCGCCACAGAGCCGCTCGAACCTGAGCTCGCGGCGACGCTGCTGCCGCAGGATTACTGCGTCGAGGACTGCAATTATTTGTTGGACTACTTTCGCCTTTCCGCCGACAAACGTTTGATCTATGGGGGCGGAGTGGTTTATGGCGCCCGCGATCCGGCCGATATTGATTCGATCATTCGGCCGAAAATGCTCCAAACGTTTCCGCAGTTGCAAGGCATCAAAACGGAGTTCGCCTGGACCGGCAATTTTCTAATGACGCTATCGCGTTTACCTCAGGTCGGGCGGCTCGATGGCAATCTCTACTATTCACAAGGCTGCAGTGGTCACGGGGTCACCTATACCCATGTCGCAGGGAAAGTCATCGCCGAAGCCTTGCGAGGACAGGCCGAGCGCTTCGATGCTTTTGCCAGTTTGCCGCATTATCCATTCCCCGGAGGACAGGCATTCAGCGCACCACTGAGCGCACTGGGTGCGCTCTACTACAGCCTGCGCGACAAAATCGGCTTTTGACGCGTCACCGAACGGGACATGACGGAAGCGCCTCGCAAGTGCTGGGCTCTTCGCCCCCCTTGGGTAACTCGGCCTTGAATCGCTCGTCCTCCGGTGCGAGTTGCCCCGCGCAAATGCGCGCTGCGGATGCCCGAGCACTGCATCCCTGCTCCGCCAATACCTGCGAAAGGTTAAACCAGCCAGGCGCGAAGGAATTGTCACGTTGAACACTCGTCCGCAGGGCGCGCTCCGCTGCACGCTTATCGCCCTGTGCGTACCGAGCGTTGGCCAGCACGAACCAAGACAAGCCACTCGACCAATGTTCCGCAGCCGTTTCGTAGGCGGTTAGCGCCGCCCCACCGTGCCCGGTTTGCTCAAGGTCATTCGCAGCCTCCAGCCAGACCGTTTCCTGGGCGGTTCGCGGCAGTCGATCAGGCGGAACCGTTACCACTGCCCACCGCTTGCCCTTGGCCCAGCTGCGCTCGAACTGACGAAAACTTCCGGTCCAGCGCCGGGTGGTCCCGGACCGCAGCACAAGCGTCTGATCTGTCAGGTCGTATCCCACCACAACTGCAAAATGCCATTGAGGCCAGCGATCGAAGGCAAGGTTCTGCAGGACCAAAACAGGATTTCCTGCCGCAACCTCGGAGAGCACCGATTCCAGCCGAGGCTCCAATGGATAGACCAGCAGATCGTGCGCGCGGGCAGCAGCCACCATCTCAATCTGCAAACTGCCCTTGCGCTGCGGAAGATAAACCCGCTTGACGAGCTGGTCCGGTCCCGTATCGATGCCACGCTGGACAAGCATCGTGGCAAGCGCAGCCGGCCCGCACTGATAGTCTTCCTGCGGGAAGAACGGAACTTCTACTAGCTCAACCCGCTCAGGAAGTCCGGCAGACCCAACCGGAACGATTGGAGACCGCGCGCACCCCCCGAGAGCGAAGACCGCAAACAGCAGGATTAGTCGATGTATCAACGGTTGATGCAGTTGACGAAGTTGAAGATGTTAGTCGCGCAAAGCAGGTCGGTAATGATGAAGATCACCAGGAACAGAACGATGATCCCGACCACCCCAGCACCGGCTGGCGCCTGATCCAGTTGCTGATTGAATTGCGCGAGTTCCGCCGGTGTCAGGCTGTTGATTCGCTGCTCAACCTGATCGCGCTCGACCCCCATCGATACCAATTTTTTCTGGACATCTTTATCTTCGAGCATCGTTAGCAACTGCTGGCGATCCACCTGCTGCTGTTGTTCGGCAATGATTTCAGGTGTACCAATCATCGCCGCCTGGGCCATTGGAATCTGCGCGAACAGCATGAAATGCATCGCTGCCAATAGGGCGGCCACACGCTTCATCAGGGAAGAGTTGAACATGGCGGAACTCCTTATCTTTTTGTTCGGTAGCCAGTGCAGTTAGCGACGGGCCGTCAGAAGTAAGACGAGGCACTGTTCCACCGGTTCCCTACACGCTATGGTTTAGACCTCGAGCGGCTCTGACCTCCAAGAAGCCTTAGCCGATAACCCATCTCGTTAAAGGAGACCAACATGCGAGCCAGCCGCCTGATTGCAGTGATGTGGTGCGGTTCCATTCTGCTCGGCTGCCAATCATCGCCATCCGAACAGGCGCAAGCACCTCAGAACGCAACCAACCGGTGCACCGCGTCTGCTATAGAGAAGCTCGTCGGGGAGCAGGCGACTCCAGCGCTGCTCGATCAGGCGCGCCGGGAAAGCGGAGCCTCCGTCGCACGCATTCTCAGGCCTGGAGATGTGGTGACTCTCGAATATAACGCCGGCCGACTGAACCTGATGACCGACGATGCGTTGAAAATCCAGCAAATCAATTGCGGCTAATCGACACGCTTCGATGAGCGACCCGCAATCAGGCGGGCGGTCAAGCGAAACGACCGCAGCCAGACGGGCAGACCGCAGCGAAGCCCGCCTGGCGACAGCTCAGTGCGCCACCGCCCTGCGGGTTCGCAGACTGGTTGCAGAGAAGGACTTCGGCGGGGCTAGCAAGAAATACAAGTCGTAGCGCTTGATAACCACTTGCGCCAGTAACGGCGCCGCGAGCCCGGTCAGAGTTCCAAGCAGCAGGTGCGCCGGGATCGAATCGATGCCCAGGAAGCTGCTGAGAATCACCCGAACCCCGCTTCCAGCGAGAATGTGCATCAGGTAAATAGTCATCGAAGAAGCGCCGACGAAAAGCAACCATTCGATACGAATCCGGCCCAACCACATCGATAGCGACACCACGAAAAGGATCGAAATGGTTGCAAGCGCAAGTACGGGCAAGCCACCGACTTCCCAGTTCAAACCAAAGGTAATGTGGAACAGGTACTGACCAACCACGAATAGCGACCCGAGCAACCAAGTGAGCGGAACATAACGAGTGAGGAAATAGGCCTTGATCTCGTTGAACCAGACGCCGAGCGCAAAAAATACCGCATTGCCGAAGATGAACCTGCCGATATTACCCATCGCCAGATCCTGCTTGAACACATAAAACGCACCGAACGCCAACAATATGGGAAGAAAGTAACGGCGATCCGCCTTGGCGTAGACGAACGAACAGACCACAAACACCAGAAACAGCGCATAGAGAAACCAGAACTGCGCTCGCGGTGACCAGAGCAGCGAAAACACCTGCCCTAACGTGACTTCACCATTGGTGTAGTTCGACAGCATCACTTCGATCAGGCCTTGCAACAGGGACCACACGATGAAGGGGTAGACGACCGTGTCCACCTTGTTGACGATCAGCCCGGTCGTCCCGCGCTTAATCAGCGAGTCGTAGAAGAACAAGCCCGACAAAAAGAAAAACAGCGGCATGTGGAAGCTATAGATGATGCTGTCGACGAGAAGATAGGTACCCTCTTCCATCGGCAAACCGGCGTTGAACACCCCGCGCGCGACATGCCCGTAGACGACCAAGATGATTCCGATGGCTTTGGCGTAATCGACCCAGGCGTTTCTCTCCTGCATCAGGTTTCTCCTTGTTATGACCAGACACATCACCGCCACATCTGGCGCAGACGGGAAAGGTAGACAATGAAAAACCTGATCAGTTTATTGCCAGCGCCGAGCCACCCACCCCGCCCGACGTGATGCAGGGACCAGCGGTGAGCCCGGCCGAATGCGCCGACTCCTGGACGGGGATTCAGGGGGCGCGCCTTCAGCCCAGCAGTTCGGTAAAGGAAATAAAAGAGACGAGGTCACCTTCACTCAGCTGGCTGTGCTCACGCACCTCAACCAACCCGTCCGCCCAGGCCGCACTGCGCAGAATCGAAGAGCTCTGGTTCGCATAGAGCACCGCCCTGCCTGACTCGAGGCGTGCCCGAAGGTATTCGCGGCGCTTGCCAGGCTTGGTCCAACTGAAACCTGCGGGCACCTGAATGCTCAAAGGTGTCACCTCGGTGACGCCCATCCGGCGCAACAGATAAGGCCGGGCCAGCAAACCAAAGGTGACCAACGTCGAGGCGGGATTGCCCGGCAAGCCGATAACCGCGACGCCACGGTAGCTGCCACAAGTCAGCGGTTTGCCTGGCTTGATCGCCAGCTTCCAAAGTGTCAGCTCACCTTCTTCGCGCAGCACCTGGCCGAGGAAATCCGCCTCGCCTACCGATACGCCACCCGTGGAAAGAATCAGGTCGACGTCGGCAAGGCCTGCTAGACACTGGCGAACCTGCTCGGCGTCATCGCGCACGATTCCGGCATCAATGACCTCGCATCCCAAACGGTGCAGCCAGTGACGCAACAGCACGCGATTACTGTTATAGATCTGTCCCGGCCGAAGCGATTCGCCGGGATCGACCAGCTCGTCCCCCGTTGAAAGCAGAGCAACCCTGATCTTCCGGCTCACACGCAGCTGCGCCGCGCCCAATGACGCGGCCAGCCCCAGCTCGATCGGCCCCAAGCGCACCCCAGCTGCCAGCACCTCGTCACCCGCTCGAGCTTCACCACCCTGCGGGCGAACATGCTGCCCAGCCCGTATCGGCTCGATGAAGCGCACTCGACCATCATCGAGCAGCTCGACGTTTTCCTGCATCTCCACACTGTCGGCACCTTCGGGCATCGGCGCGCCAGTGAAAATCCGCGCACAACGACCTGCCTCCAGCGGCTTGGGCTGGGTACCGGCAAAAATCTTCTGGCAGACACTTAGTGGCTGCCCTTCCAGATCCGCTGTGCAGACGGCGTAACCATCCATCGCACTATTCGGCCATGGCGGCAAATCCAAGGTAGCCCTCAGCGGCTCAGATAGTATTCGCCCAGCCGCCTCTTCGATCGATATGGTTTCGACGCCGGTGATCGGAGCAGCCTGCGCCTGCCTAAGCAACGCCTCCAGCGCTTGCTCCACCGGCATCAGCGCTTGAGCTTCGCCAGCCATCAGGTGCGGCTCTCGCAGTGCTCGGCCTGCTTGAGATGAGGCACGAAATTGCATGGACGATGACGCGCATCGAGCTGCTCGGCGAGAATGCCATCCCAGGCGGTCCGGCAGGCATTGGTCGATCCGGGCAGGCAACAAACCAGTGTGGCGTTCGCCAATCCGGCCAGGGCCCGCGACTGAACGGTGGAGCTTCCGATATCGCCAACCGAAATCTGGCGAAACAGCTCACCAAAACCGTCGACCTGCTTGTCCAGCAGGCACGCCACCGCTTCCGGCGTGCTGTCCCGCGCAGTGAATCCCGTTCCACCGGTGATCAACACAACCTGCACCCCGTCCTCCGCAATCCAATTCGCAACCTGCGCGCGAATCCGGTACAGATCATCCTTGAGCAGCACCCGCGATGCGAGCCGATGCCCGGCAGCCAGCAGCCGATCGACGAGCAACTGTCCGGAGGTATCGGTCTCTACCGAGCGGGTATCGCTGACCGTCAGGACGGCGATATTCAACGGAACGAAAGATTGATCAGCGAGGTGACTCATACAGGCTTCCCGATTGGTGAATTCAGTTCGGGGGTGTTATATCACAGGCTTTTAAAGGAGCAGTTGATGCAACGACAAAGGCTAGCGGATTGCTCGATTCTGCTGCTGGCCGGCGGCCGCGGACAGCGAATGGGCGGGCGAGACAAGGGGCTGATGGAGTGGCACGGCCAGCCACTCGTAGCCTGGCCTTATCGCGTCGCCCGCCCGCTGACCGACGACCTGCTCATTTCTTGCAACCGTAACCAGCAGCATTACGCAGCGTTCGCCGATCGGCTGGTCAGCGATAACGAACCGGATTTCCCCGGTCCCCTAGCGGGTATTCGTGCGGGTCTCGCGGCCGCTCGCCACCCTTGGCTCATGGTAGTGCCCTGCGACGCACCGCTGATCGACGAGGCACTGCTTATACAGCTGTACGAGAAAGCTCAAGCGGTGCCGGATACCGCGGTAATGGCTCGCCGTGGCGCGCAGTGGGAACCGCTGTTCTGCATCATTCCCACCTGCCTCGCGCCCGCTGTTGAAGGTGCATGGCAGGCGGGTGAGCGAAGCAACCGTAAGATACTGCTGACGCTGCGTGCATGGGCACTGGACCTCGACATAGACGATCCTCGTCTAGCCAATCTGAACTCACCTGAGCTGCTTTCGGAGCAAACACCGCCTCAGGGAACTTAGCGCCGACGATCACCGTCACAGACGCAACCACCCATAGGAGAATTATCATGCGCGCAGCAACCGGACCCGCCTTGGCATTACTGGTCGGACTGGCCTCCCTTGCGGGCTGCTCGAGCCCCAGCGTCATCACGCTCAACGATGGCCGAGAAATCCAGACACTGGACAGTCCGGAATTTGACGAAGAAGCGGGCTTTTATGAATTTGAAGGCATCGATGGTAAGCCAGGCACGGTCAATAAGGATCAGGTTCGTACAGTCAAGGAACTCTAATTGCCCTCCGCTCTGGTGCCGAGCACACTGCCCGGCACCGTCAAAAAAAGCGCCTGCTAAACGCTTGTGAAGCAAAACTTTTTCTGTAAAATGCGCGCCATCTTCGGAGCGTAGCGCAGCTTGGTAGCGCGTCTCGTTCGGGACGAGAAGGTCGCTGGTTCGAATCCAGTCGCTCCGACCAAATCCCGACACCAGGCTAAACAAGCCTGATGTACAAACCGGCCACTGGCCGGTTTT from the Stutzerimonas stutzeri genome contains:
- the rplT gene encoding 50S ribosomal protein L20, giving the protein MARVKRGVVARRRHKKILKLAKGYYGARSRVFRVAKQAVIKAGQYAYRDRRQRKRQFRALWIARINAGARVNGLSYSRFIAGLKKAAIEIDRKVLAELAVNEKAAFAAIVEKAKASLA
- the rpmI gene encoding 50S ribosomal protein L35, whose amino-acid sequence is MPKMKTKSGAAKRFKKTANGYKHKHAFKSHILTKMSTKRKRQLRGTSLMHPSDNAKVERMLRVR
- the infC gene encoding translation initiation factor IF-3, with the protein product MTIKREMRQDKRAAPKAPINENISAREVRLIGADGEQVGIVSIDEALRIAEEAKLDLVEISADAVPPVCRIMDYGKHLFEKKKQVAAAKKNQKQIQVKEVKFRPGTEEGDYQVKLRNLVRFLSDGDRAKVSLRFRGREMAHQELGMELLKRVEGDLAEYGSVEQHPKMEGRQLIMVIAPKKKK
- the thrS gene encoding threonine--tRNA ligase, yielding MPTITLPDGSQRSFDHPVSVAEVAQSIGAGLAKATLAGKVDGRLVDACDLIESDASLQIITPKDEEGLEIIRHSCAHLVGHAVKQLYPSAKMVIGPVIAEGFYYDIAFERPFTPDDMAAIEQRMKELIDTEYDVVKKVTPRSEVIEVFQSRGEDYKLRLVEDMPDEEAMGLYYHEEYVDMCRGPHVPNTRFLKSFKLTKLSGAYWRGDAKNEQLQRVYGTAWADKKQLAAYIQRIEEAEKRDHRKIGKRLDLFHTQEEAPGMVFWHPNGWTLYQVLEQYMRVVQRENGYQEIRTPQVVDRSLWEKSGHWANYAENMFTTESESRDYAIKPMNCPCHVQVYNQGLKSYRELPLRLAEFGACHRNEPSGALHGIMRVRGFTQDDAHIFCTEEQMQSESAAFIKLTQAVYADFGFQDIELKLSTRPEKRVGSDELWDRAEAALAAALDSAGLPYDLQPGEGAFYGPKIEFSLKDCLGRVWQCGTLQLDFNLPIRLGAEYVSENNDRQHPVMLHRAILGSFERFIGILIEHYEGAFPAWLAPTQAVVMNITDKQANFALEVEKTLNQSGFRAKSDLRNEKIGFKIREHTLLKVPYLLVIGDREVETRAVAVRTREGVDLGSMPLDDFAQLLTQAVSRRGRQELE
- a CDS encoding NAD(P)/FAD-dependent oxidoreductase — encoded protein: MSHTPYPSSYYAASANPAPDRAALGCDIETDVCVIGAGYTGLSTALFLLEQGFRVIALEAAKVGFGASGRNGGQIVNSYSRDIDTVERSAGSDEARLIGAMAFEGGRIIRERVARYGIDCDLKNGGVFAAFNAKQMRHLEAQKNLWERYGYDQLEMLDNSGIRNVVACERYIGGMLDHGGGHIHPLNLALGEALAVESLGGVIYEQSPAIRIDRGNTPRVHTQHGQVTAKFVVVAGNAYLGGLVPELAAKSMPCGTQVIATEPLEPELAATLLPQDYCVEDCNYLLDYFRLSADKRLIYGGGVVYGARDPADIDSIIRPKMLQTFPQLQGIKTEFAWTGNFLMTLSRLPQVGRLDGNLYYSQGCSGHGVTYTHVAGKVIAEALRGQAERFDAFASLPHYPFPGGQAFSAPLSALGALYYSLRDKIGF
- a CDS encoding PA2778 family cysteine peptidase is translated as MIHRLILLFAVFALGGCARSPIVPVGSAGLPERVELVEVPFFPQEDYQCGPAALATMLVQRGIDTGPDQLVKRVYLPQRKGSLQIEMVAAARAHDLLVYPLEPRLESVLSEVAAGNPVLVLQNLAFDRWPQWHFAVVVGYDLTDQTLVLRSGTTRRWTGSFRQFERSWAKGKRWAVVTVPPDRLPRTAQETVWLEAANDLEQTGHGGAALTAYETAAEHWSSGLSWFVLANARYAQGDKRAAERALRTSVQRDNSFAPGWFNLSQVLAEQGCSARASAARICAGQLAPEDERFKAELPKGGEEPSTCEALPSCPVR
- a CDS encoding PA2779 family protein, with the protein product MFNSSLMKRVAALLAAMHFMLFAQIPMAQAAMIGTPEIIAEQQQQVDRQQLLTMLEDKDVQKKLVSMGVERDQVEQRINSLTPAELAQFNQQLDQAPAGAGVVGIIVLFLVIFIITDLLCATNIFNFVNCINR
- a CDS encoding I78 family peptidase inhibitor codes for the protein MRASRLIAVMWCGSILLGCQSSPSEQAQAPQNATNRCTASAIEKLVGEQATPALLDQARRESGASVARILRPGDVVTLEYNAGRLNLMTDDALKIQQINCG
- a CDS encoding acyltransferase family protein is translated as MQERNAWVDYAKAIGIILVVYGHVARGVFNAGLPMEEGTYLLVDSIIYSFHMPLFFFLSGLFFYDSLIKRGTTGLIVNKVDTVVYPFIVWSLLQGLIEVMLSNYTNGEVTLGQVFSLLWSPRAQFWFLYALFLVFVVCSFVYAKADRRYFLPILLAFGAFYVFKQDLAMGNIGRFIFGNAVFFALGVWFNEIKAYFLTRYVPLTWLLGSLFVVGQYLFHITFGLNWEVGGLPVLALATISILFVVSLSMWLGRIRIEWLLFVGASSMTIYLMHILAGSGVRVILSSFLGIDSIPAHLLLGTLTGLAAPLLAQVVIKRYDLYFLLAPPKSFSATSLRTRRAVAH
- the glp gene encoding gephyrin-like molybdotransferase Glp, producing MAGEAQALMPVEQALEALLRQAQAAPITGVETISIEEAAGRILSEPLRATLDLPPWPNSAMDGYAVCTADLEGQPLSVCQKIFAGTQPKPLEAGRCARIFTGAPMPEGADSVEMQENVELLDDGRVRFIEPIRAGQHVRPQGGEARAGDEVLAAGVRLGPIELGLAASLGAAQLRVSRKIRVALLSTGDELVDPGESLRPGQIYNSNRVLLRHWLHRLGCEVIDAGIVRDDAEQVRQCLAGLADVDLILSTGGVSVGEADFLGQVLREEGELTLWKLAIKPGKPLTCGSYRGVAVIGLPGNPASTLVTFGLLARPYLLRRMGVTEVTPLSIQVPAGFSWTKPGKRREYLRARLESGRAVLYANQSSSILRSAAWADGLVEVREHSQLSEGDLVSFISFTELLG
- the moaB gene encoding molybdenum cofactor biosynthesis protein B, with translation MSHLADQSFVPLNIAVLTVSDTRSVETDTSGQLLVDRLLAAGHRLASRVLLKDDLYRIRAQVANWIAEDGVQVVLITGGTGFTARDSTPEAVACLLDKQVDGFGELFRQISVGDIGSSTVQSRALAGLANATLVCCLPGSTNACRTAWDGILAEQLDARHRPCNFVPHLKQAEHCESRT
- the mobA gene encoding molybdenum cofactor guanylyltransferase MobA; translated protein: MQRQRLADCSILLLAGGRGQRMGGRDKGLMEWHGQPLVAWPYRVARPLTDDLLISCNRNQQHYAAFADRLVSDNEPDFPGPLAGIRAGLAAARHPWLMVVPCDAPLIDEALLIQLYEKAQAVPDTAVMARRGAQWEPLFCIIPTCLAPAVEGAWQAGERSNRKILLTLRAWALDLDIDDPRLANLNSPELLSEQTPPQGT
- a CDS encoding YgdI/YgdR family lipoprotein, which produces MRAATGPALALLVGLASLAGCSSPSVITLNDGREIQTLDSPEFDEEAGFYEFEGIDGKPGTVNKDQVRTVKEL